The sequence TCCTGGGTTCCCCCTCTCAGCATAAGCACGAGCCATGCCCCGAGTGACAGGTGTTGGGGTGTTAGTGGTGTTTAGCTGCTGCTATCCCTGGCTCCAGGCACACTtcgggggcttcctggtggtgctGAGTTGATTTTAGAGTAGGGGCTGTAGTGCAGCTTGGCTTGGCCTTTGTCCCCCAAGGGTTCTGTACATGTGCACTCTCTGCACCCCAGTGGGCAGTCCCTGCTGAGCCGCTGGCCACTACCTGCCCTTCCCtatgctggggggaggggggttcccaAGTGGGCAGACCACACAGGTATTCATGCCAGGAAATGTGCTGTGAAAAGGGAGTTGGAGCTAAGAACGACCCCCTCTGGAGGGAGTTCCCCCGTCCATCACCTGTTGACAGGAGATGCCCTTTTTAAGGCTGTGCAGCTGGTGTCTGTGTGGGAGCCACTTGGGTGCCCTGTCCATTCTTGTCTAGCTCTGGCCAGTGGGCTTTTGTGACCTGAGGGGAGGGGTTGGTCGTCCTCCAAGTCGACTTCCCTGCCACTTAGGAGGGAATGAGGCTCAGGTGTGTTCCACCTGGTTTCTGGTTTGTTTAGGGCTGGAACTGGCCGGCTGTCCAGAGCCTTGAAGAGTCCAGGTCCCCCCCCACCTTCCCAGGGCAGTGAGGAAAGGCATGATGGGGCAGGTGTGCCTGCCGGTGGGGCTTTTAACACTTCGCTTCATTTACATCCAACTCTGATCTGTTACCATTAAGACCAAGCAGTGGTCTGAGCAGCCTCTGGTGCTGGGGAGTTTGGGGTCTGGGTTCGGCGGCGTGCCTATAGCTGGCAGTCTGGCAGTGAGGAGGCCCAGAACATTCTGTTAGCCCCATGGCCTTGGCCTGGCTATGCCCACTTTTCTGTcctgagggctggggagggagtcaGCGCCTGAAGGGGCTCTGGGGCACTTCAGTGCTGGACCACGGAAGGTGGGGAGGTGTCCTGCACGTGGAGCCTGCTTCTTTGTAAGTGGCTGAACTGGCTGGCAGTTTAGGGGAAGGGCAGAGATAAGGTGTCCTTGATGTGAGGAGGGCGAGCTGGTGGAAAGGCAGGTTGAGGGAGAAGAAGGGTCAAGGCTGGGAGGGCAGCGGCTGGCCTCCTGTTGCTGCCAGGCACTGGTTTCGTGTATCGAGGAATCACAAGCAGATGGCCCTCTGGGGTCTCACTGCCCAGCCGGAGGCTGTCTGCCTTTTTCTCCCTGCTTAAGCAGCATCTCAAGCAGaatcaactctgggagttgattcTATTAGATTGAGGCTAACAAGGGAATTTCTGGAGATAATATGGGCTGGGAGCCCACCCACAGGGGCAGTTGGGGAGCCTGTTTGTCACCAAGGTACCTGCCTCCTGGAGAGGTGGCGTTTCTGGTCGCTGGGCTCCGGTTTCCTCAGACTGGAAAGTAGGACATACTCCTGCGGGTGGCCACAGTGGGACAAGGGGGCTTTGTACTCATGGGCTGTGAGCCTGAGCTGTGCAGACCCCAGACActggtgggggagtggggagatGGAAGGTGGAGGCGGCCATGACACGCAGAGGCCCAGAAGGGGCCAGCCTCTGTCTCTGCCTGGGGAGAGTCCCAAGGCCTCCACCGGCGGGGAAGGAACTGTGTGTCGGGGTGGGGGCCGTGGGCCCTAATAGGGAGGGTCAGGGCCTGCGGCGAGGACACTGGTTTCACCTCGCTTCTCTTGCAGCGGGGATCTGACGAGCTATTCTCTGCCTGCGTCACTAACGGACCCTTTATCATGAGCGGCACCTCAGCGTCCACAGGTAACCCCACCCGCCCACCGCCCTGCCTGGTCCCTGTGTCTGCACAGTCCTGGGAGCCAGGTGTGGGGACCACTTCAGCCCGGAAACCTCTCGGTGCCGAGGAGGGCCCCGCTCTGAGGGAGCCTGGGGTGCCCTATGTGACTCAGTGCTTTTTTGCAGCAAATGGAAACGACAGTAAGAAGTTCAAGGGGGACAGCAGGAGTGCGGGCGTGCCCTCCAGGGTGATCCACATCCGCAAGCTGCCCGGTGATGTCACCGAGGGGGAGGTCATTTCCCTGGGGCTGCCCTTCGGAAAGGTCACCAATCTCCTGATGCTGAAAGGGAAGAACCAGGTACGAGCCCTGGGCTAGTTGGTGTGGGTCCCAGAGGCATCCCTGGTATGAGTCAGCTCACCCTGTTCCCATGCCCAGGCCTTCATCGAGATGCACACAGAAGAGGCCGCCAACACCATGGTGAACTACTACACGTCGGTGACGCCTGTGCTGCGCGGCCAGCCCATCTACATCCAGTTCTCCAACCACAAGGAGCTCAAGACAGACAGCTCCCCTAACCAGGCGGTGCGGCACCCTcaggtgtgggtgggtgggggcagggtggggcaggtggggtggggctgggggactcACGGTACTGTCCCCACAGCGGGCCCAGGCGGCCCTGCAGGCTGTGAACTCAGTCCAGTCAGGAAACCTGGCCCTGGCAGCCTCGGCCGCGGCAGTGGATGCGGGCATGGCCATGGCCGGCCAGAGCCCAGTGCTTAGGATCATCGTGGAGAACCTCTTTTACCCAGTGACCCTGGACGTGCTGCACCAGGTGAGGGGACTGGACTTCAGCTGTGGGCAGTGGGCTGGTGCCTGGGCCCAGGCTGACccaccaccctctcccacagatctTCTCCAAGTTCGGCACCGTTCTTAAGATCATTACTTTCACCAAGAACAACCAGTTCCAGGCATTGCTGCAATACGCTGACCCCGTGAGCGCCCAGCACGCCAAGCTGGTGAGTGGTCCCCAGGGCAGCCGTGCCCCTGGCCGCCAGGCACCTGCTGACAGCCTCCTCGCTGTCCCCACAGTCGTTGGACGGCCAGAACATCTACAACGCATGCTGCACGCTGCGCATCGACTTCTCCAAGCTCACCAGCCTGAACGTCAAGTACAACAATGACAAGAGCCGCGACTACACACGCCCTGACCTGCCGTCCGGTGACAGCCAGCCCTCGCTGGACCAGACCATGGCTGCTGCCTTTGGTGAGACGCTGGGGGCAGGCCACCCGGGCAGGACTTGTAGTTCAGGCTAGGCGCCCACACAGCCCACCCCGCACTTGCGGGTGGGGCCCTGGCAGCCGGCTCGCACCCGTGGGTGCGATGATTAGTGTCTCGTTTGTTTCTAGGTGCGCCTGGTATAATGTCAGCCTCTCCGTATGCAGGAGCTGGTTTCCCTCCCACCTTTGCAATTCCTCAAGCCGCAGGTACTCACACACTTGCCCCAGCGCCGCCTCTGCATGTCCACATCTCGCCAGTAGCTCTGCTTCCCCGGCGGCCAACGTGGCGCAGTGCGGGGGGCCAGCCTCCTGGGCGCGGAGTCTGGACAGGGCAGGCGTGGCCGGGCTGCTGAGCCCGCTGAGGACCAGCGCCTGTGGTTGGAGGGATGCGCCCCTAGTAGTGCATTTTGAGCGGTCTGGTAAGCGGAGCGGCATGCGCTGGGTGAGCACACCTGAGCGTCCCTCCCGGGGGCCAGGTGCCCACACGCGAAATAGTCTTGAGCCTGTTCTCCCGCCCGGCATGCTGTTTGCATGGTGACGGGCACTTGCGTGCACGCACAGCCGAGGCCACCGGGCTCGATCCTGCGTCTGAGAAGCCTGAGTCTTCTGTGTTGTTGGCACATATAGGTGGTCAGGCCAGTACTCTGAGGAGCATGGAGGGttgcagggctgggggccaggctgatgcccccacccaccccccgcaTCTCTTGTTTGCATGAGGACGGGCGAGACCGATTACCTTGTGGAGACTGTGGGCACCACACTCAACTAACCCCGTTCACTCTGCAGGTCTCTCTGTTCCTAATGTGCATGGGGCTTTGGCCCCTCTGGCTATTCCatcagcagcggcagcagcagcggcagcaggccGGATCGCCATCCCAGGCCTGGCAGGGGCAGGAAACTCTGTCCTGCTGGTCAGCAACCTCAACCCTGAGGTACGTGGCGCCTCTGGTAATTAGGAGTTGGGAGTGCCCCCAGTCCTAGTGCAGATGGAGCCTCTGACCGGGCACTGGGCTCTGGAGCTGGGCCAGGCCCAGCCAGTGCCCGTGGGCATCCCCATTCTCCTCTCTGCGCTGATGTCACTCACTGCTGCCTCCTTTCCCGAAATGCTTGGAGTTCTCTTGTTTCCTTAACATCTTAATTTACGTTCCTAATTTCATGATGTTGAGAGTTGAAGCATTTGGTACATGAGAACAAACTTGAAATTTCCAGCCCAGTGAACCTTGGTCTGCAGAGGGGCGCCTTGAGGGGAGGGTGCAAGCTGAGGCCACCCGCTAGTCCCTGAGGTGGCAGCCAGGCCTGGCTTGTTTCAGGGCTGGGTTAGCTCAGGGAGCTGGGGTCCAGTGAGCGAGGCTCAGTATTTGCTTCTCGAGAGACGGGGTTCTTGTTTAATGAGCTGCTCTCCTGCCTGTCTGACCTCGTGTGACTCTCGGTCTCCCCAGTCCTGTCCCAGTTCCTCTGGCCAAGCTGTCCGCTCGCAGCACTCGGTGAGCCTGACTGGAGGCTCCGGTGCGGGCTGAGGAGACGGTTCCTGGAGGGCCTGGTTGGGGGAGCGAGTGGGGGGCCAGCAGGCGCCGCCTCCTCCCCGCGGAGGGTGCTCCGGCTGTCTGCCCGGCGTGTGGCCTTTAATGTGTGTGGTCTTGACTGATGGGGCACCGCGTGTTTTCTTATGTATTTACTGACCTGTGTTTTtgctactttttttcttttctccccttcccctttcccaattttttttcttgccctGATCCGGAATTTCTTTGCCAACTGACTGCACGGTACTTCTGCTTCCTGTTGTtgcttgaaacaaaacaaaaccataaataaataaaaaaacaaaattccccCTCAAACCCTGCTCTCCGGAAACCAACCTGCCCTTGAATATTAACATCCTGACAACTTCATCATCCATCAACCTGCACGCCTGCGGGGCTGCCTCCTCGTGGTGGACGATTGGCAACTCGCCCCCTGACCTCTCCCTTTCCCTGTCCCTCGCTGCCTTGCTCTGCTGTCCTCTAAAGAGAGTCACACCCCAAAGCCTCTTTATTCTTTTCGGTATGTTATCGTTCACACTTTTATTACCTTGTTTTCATGTAATTGAGGTGGTTGTTACGCCCTGAGATTCCGATGCGTGCGGTCTGGGCTGCGGTTTGCGTATTTATTTGGACTCTATAGAGCATGGTTCCCTACCCGCATGCCGTTGGCAGCGTAAATGTGTCGGTAGCATGCTACAGGATGGTTCCTTGGCAATTGACCTTTCCTGGATTTTATGGCTTCTTTGCGGAAGGCAGCCCTCCCAGTCATGCTCCCTGTGTCTAGACAGGTTCTCAGAGGCAGAATAAGCAAACTGGGGAGAGCCAGCCCTGTGTGGGAGTGTGGGTCGCGGGGACGGCGGGTGGGcggctggggcctggggcttaGCCCCCTGTCCCTGTGCTCTTGAAGGCGTGTATGGAGATGTGCAGCGCGTGAAGGTCCTGTTCAACAAGAAGGAGAACGCCCTGGTGCAGATGGCCGATGGGAGCCAGGCCCAGCTGGGTAAGGGGTGGCCAGGGAGGGTGGGGCTTGTGGGTGGTGCCCAGGGCCCTCAGGTCACGTACGCTGTCTCCCCCCGTCCCCCCAGCCATGAGCCACCTCAATGGGCACAAGCTGCACGGAAAGCCAGTGCGCATCACACTCTCTAAGCACCAGAGCGTGCAGCTGCCCCGAGAGGGCCAGGAGGACCAGGGCCTGACCAAGGACTATGGAAACTCGCCCCTGCACCGCTTCAAGAAGCCTGGCTCCAAGAACTTCCAGAATATCTTCCCACCCTCGGCCACTCTGCACCTCTCCAACATCCCGTGAGTGCCTCTGCCTCTCAGATGCTTCCATCATCTTATCCCTTGTTTCtggcctccccacctcccccctcaTTCCTGGACATTCCTGTCGTGAGGGAATGACCTTGACCTTGCACACACGGGCTCACACCTCTCTCTACTTGCAGGCCCTCCATCTCTGAGGATGACCTCAAGATTCTTTTCTCCAGTAACGGCGGGATCGTCAAAGGGTTCAAGTTCTTCCAGTGAGCAgagtcccctcccccactgcccctAGGCTCCCTGGCCCCTTGCTGTTCCTCATGCCTGTGTTCCCCCACTCCTTGCAGGAAGGACCGCAAGATGGCGCTGATCCAGATGGGCTCAGTGGAGGAGGCCATCCAGGCGCTCATCGACCTGCACAACCATGACCTGGGTGAGAACCACCACCTGCGGGTGTCCTTCTCCAAGTCCACCATCTAGGCCGCCACCCAGGACCAGCCTGCCGGGCACCCGGCGACAACTTCCATCATTCCAGATAAAAAGCCACTTTAAAAAGCAGCTGAAGTGACCTTAAAAGaccagagattttatttttttaaaagagaaatcagtttacctgtttttaaaagaaattaaatctaATTCACTTGCTCAccttggggaggtggggtgcCAGCCTCAGGCTCTTGGTGACGGTGGACAGTACCACCTGCCCGGCCCCTTGCCCGTGCCTTCTGCTGCCTGCAGGGCGGGCGCTCCTAAACCCCCACTTGGCTTTCTTGTGCCTTAAACCCACTGCCCTGGCAGGGCTTGTGGAGTCAGCCTCCCCTGGGATCATGTGCCTGGTGTGGTGGGGGGCTGTGGCCGCCACCCAATCCTTTAATCAAGTGTGTGATTCTCCCCCAGCCTTGGGGCCTCCCCGGACCCTTCCCTGTTGCTTCTTCAGCTTTGTTTTCACTGTAATCTCTGTATTATGCTTCAATGCAGCTGCAGACACCTGTGCCTAGCAATATTTCCAGTTGACCAAATATTctaatctttttcatttatatgcaaaagaaatagttttaagtAACTTTTTATATAGCAAGATGATAAAAATGGTATGAGTGTAACCTAAACTTTCTCCTTGTGGTATGACCTTGTATactgtacttttattttattccttgtcATTGAGTCGCAGGGCAGGATCTAGTTTCCAGGGCAGACACAGCGGGGCCGGCATCTGCCGCCCGATGCCTTACTCACACCTGACTGTCCCTTCTCTGAGGACAAGTGCTCTTCAACTTTCagggtttccttttttcctgcAAATTTTGGACcaaagttttgtttctgttttttttcctgcctctaaTGCTGGGACCCCAGGAGGTGAGGCAACAGCCCTCCCCTCTGGTCTTCATGCCTCGTCCTGCACTCACGGGTCCAAGGGGTGCCCCGCACGCAGGCCTCTGCTGGCCGGCCCTCACTCGGGGCCTGAGCCTCAAGTTTCCATGTTGGGGTGGAACAAGggtgtaaatatttataattttttataccTGTTGTAAGACGTGAGGGGCAGCAAATGCGGTTTTTTATGGTGACACAGATGTATATTTTGATAACAGCAATTACAGGCTCAGTATTGTAAGGAGCACGGCAGGCCCCGCCCGCTGCCGGCTTGTAATGCAGAGAGAACTGAATTAAAGCGATTTTATAACAACTCCTACCTTTTCTGTAGGCTCTTTTTTCCTGTCCACATGTAGAAGGCGGTCTGGCCAGTCTGTACTGGACTCTGAATAAACTCTCTGTATCCTGCACTTGATTCCCCTCTTTATTGGGCCTGTTGGTTTCactgctgtttcctcttctgtaaactcGGGCATGTTACCCTTCATGTGTGGGGGTTTCAGCCGCACCCCTACACCCAGTCCTCCAAAAAGACTCAAGACTGTGAGCTGTTATCCAGGATTGCCTTTTATTGTCTACCAGGACCcacccctctgccccacccccaccctcagtcCTTGAACCTGCGCGCAGCCTGCATCTTCCGGTAGTAGCTCTCAGCCTCGGCCTCTGCTGCTTCCCGATCACCAAGCGCTGGGCCTGCTTTGCGCCGCAGCGTCGACTCCCGGCTGCCTGGTCCCAGCACACCATCGACTGCGCCCAGTGGGGGCAGCCCCTCACCCGTGGCCAGGTTGACAGTGGCCACGGCCCCAAACCGTGGCTCCTCCTGGTCCACGTCGCTGACTGATGAGCCTGGGGAGATGCCCGGGGGCTTGGCCCCACCGCGGAAGCTGCGGGCCAGGTCTCCCAACTCATagccaccctctccctccacccccttGGCCCCGACTCCT is a genomic window of Ovis canadensis isolate MfBH-ARS-UI-01 breed Bighorn chromosome 5, ARS-UI_OviCan_v2, whole genome shotgun sequence containing:
- the PTBP1 gene encoding polypyrimidine tract-binding protein 1 isoform X2 — its product is MDGIVPDIAVGTKRGSDELFSACVTNGPFIMSGTSASTANGNDSKKFKGDSRSAGVPSRVIHIRKLPGDVTEGEVISLGLPFGKVTNLLMLKGKNQAFIEMHTEEAANTMVNYYTSVTPVLRGQPIYIQFSNHKELKTDSSPNQARAQAALQAVNSVQSGNLALAASAAAVDAGMAMAGQSPVLRIIVENLFYPVTLDVLHQIFSKFGTVLKIITFTKNNQFQALLQYADPVSAQHAKLSLDGQNIYNACCTLRIDFSKLTSLNVKYNNDKSRDYTRPDLPSGDSQPSLDQTMAAAFGLSVPNVHGALAPLAIPSAAAAAAAAGRIAIPGLAGAGNSVLLVSNLNPERVTPQSLFILFGVYGDVQRVKVLFNKKENALVQMADGSQAQLAMSHLNGHKLHGKPVRITLSKHQSVQLPREGQEDQGLTKDYGNSPLHRFKKPGSKNFQNIFPPSATLHLSNIPPSISEDDLKILFSSNGGIVKGFKFFQKDRKMALIQMGSVEEAIQALIDLHNHDLGENHHLRVSFSKSTI
- the PTBP1 gene encoding polypyrimidine tract-binding protein 1 isoform X4 gives rise to the protein MSGTSASTANGNDSKKFKGDSRSAGVPSRVIHIRKLPGDVTEGEVISLGLPFGKVTNLLMLKGKNQAFIEMHTEEAANTMVNYYTSVTPVLRGQPIYIQFSNHKELKTDSSPNQARAQAALQAVNSVQSGNLALAASAAAVDAGMAMAGQSPVLRIIVENLFYPVTLDVLHQIFSKFGTVLKIITFTKNNQFQALLQYADPVSAQHAKLSLDGQNIYNACCTLRIDFSKLTSLNVKYNNDKSRDYTRPDLPSGDSQPSLDQTMAAAFGLSVPNVHGALAPLAIPSAAAAAAAAGRIAIPGLAGAGNSVLLVSNLNPERVTPQSLFILFGVYGDVQRVKVLFNKKENALVQMADGSQAQLAMSHLNGHKLHGKPVRITLSKHQSVQLPREGQEDQGLTKDYGNSPLHRFKKPGSKNFQNIFPPSATLHLSNIPPSISEDDLKILFSSNGGIVKGFKFFQKDRKMALIQMGSVEEAIQALIDLHNHDLGENHHLRVSFSKSTI
- the PTBP1 gene encoding polypyrimidine tract-binding protein 1 isoform X1 — its product is MDGIVPDIAVGTKRGSDELFSACVTNGPFIMSGTSASTANGNDSKKFKGDSRSAGVPSRVIHIRKLPGDVTEGEVISLGLPFGKVTNLLMLKGKNQAFIEMHTEEAANTMVNYYTSVTPVLRGQPIYIQFSNHKELKTDSSPNQARAQAALQAVNSVQSGNLALAASAAAVDAGMAMAGQSPVLRIIVENLFYPVTLDVLHQIFSKFGTVLKIITFTKNNQFQALLQYADPVSAQHAKLSLDGQNIYNACCTLRIDFSKLTSLNVKYNNDKSRDYTRPDLPSGDSQPSLDQTMAAAFGAPGIMSASPYAGAGFPPTFAIPQAAGLSVPNVHGALAPLAIPSAAAAAAAAGRIAIPGLAGAGNSVLLVSNLNPERVTPQSLFILFGVYGDVQRVKVLFNKKENALVQMADGSQAQLAMSHLNGHKLHGKPVRITLSKHQSVQLPREGQEDQGLTKDYGNSPLHRFKKPGSKNFQNIFPPSATLHLSNIPPSISEDDLKILFSSNGGIVKGFKFFQKDRKMALIQMGSVEEAIQALIDLHNHDLGENHHLRVSFSKSTI
- the PTBP1 gene encoding polypyrimidine tract-binding protein 1 isoform X3: MSGTSASTANGNDSKKFKGDSRSAGVPSRVIHIRKLPGDVTEGEVISLGLPFGKVTNLLMLKGKNQAFIEMHTEEAANTMVNYYTSVTPVLRGQPIYIQFSNHKELKTDSSPNQARAQAALQAVNSVQSGNLALAASAAAVDAGMAMAGQSPVLRIIVENLFYPVTLDVLHQIFSKFGTVLKIITFTKNNQFQALLQYADPVSAQHAKLSLDGQNIYNACCTLRIDFSKLTSLNVKYNNDKSRDYTRPDLPSGDSQPSLDQTMAAAFGAPGIMSASPYAGAGFPPTFAIPQAAGLSVPNVHGALAPLAIPSAAAAAAAAGRIAIPGLAGAGNSVLLVSNLNPERVTPQSLFILFGVYGDVQRVKVLFNKKENALVQMADGSQAQLAMSHLNGHKLHGKPVRITLSKHQSVQLPREGQEDQGLTKDYGNSPLHRFKKPGSKNFQNIFPPSATLHLSNIPPSISEDDLKILFSSNGGIVKGFKFFQKDRKMALIQMGSVEEAIQALIDLHNHDLGENHHLRVSFSKSTI